The window TGATGCATAGCATTATATACTACTTTGCTGCATATATCAAACTTTAACTCCCCAACGCCTAATGCGTCTCTAACTGTCTTCTCGTTTAGAAGTGTCTTGACGTTTGAGAAGTTGTAACACAACGATCCCTCGCACGTCTTTCTGATGTCAAAGAACTGTCGTTTAAGATATATCATTTAATTAAACTCTAACAGAAATattatgtaaataaaatataaaataagtttTGTTCAGTCTTGGTTACTGACATTAATGTTGCCAACAATGAATAGGATACCATTGACTATGTCTTCACAACGATCAAAGGCTAACAAGCAACTTTCTCTATCTCCACTCTCTGACAAATCAAACAGAAGTCAACAAACATCACAACGAGAAACAATATAGAGATGTAACTAACAGATTTGTTCAAATTAACATTGGCAACCACTAATAGTAGAAAATAACAGTTTGTTCAAATTCAACTATAATGTTGTAGCACCGTTGTAGCCGCTATTTGATAACACTTTGTACTAAATAGTGTACGACAAAACAATTTTTTCAAATACTACTATGCTATAGCTGCTATTTGACAATGATAGTAAAAAGGTGTTAATAAGAGTGTAAAAGAGATCTTGTACCGCATATTTTTGTGGCATCCTCACAAAGCGGGAGCAACTTGTTGATATTGTCTTGATCTTCCTTTGTAATCAATTTCATATCAAATGCATACTGCGTATATGCTGAGTACTGAATTATCGGGTTGGTCATTCCATTCCCAATAGCAAAACCCTATTATTGTATTGGGATCAAGTCAAACAAAACATGTAAGACAACACAACTAACAATCCTTTCAAAATCATAAACAAGGGTTTAAATTGAATTGGCTCCACAATGCGGGGCACATTATGAACCTTCATTTTGCCAAGAATCATAGTCACATGCAGCCTTAGAGTGCCTACATGCCAGTGTTGTATAATGTCTTATGTGTCCGTGCTTCACAGGCCATAATCAAGTCAGTGTTGTATAATGCGTTATGTTTATGATTCCGTGCTTCACAGACCTTAATGAAGGCTGCAACAGAGACTTCAAAATATATATGCagttgatttttattaaaaacatgtTCATAAATTCATGATATAAAAATTAACAGAAAATAGTGCAAGACCTTGAGGTTTATAATAATTCCTTTGTTGTCTTTATTTCCTTGGTGAACTCGGGATGCAAGAGCTGGAACATAGTGTCCAGCATACGATTCTCCAGTGATATAAAAGTCGTTCTTAACGAGCTCAGGATGGTCACTGAAAAATTGCTGTGATTAAAGAAAAACGTTATTTATACACAACATGATGTGCTTCCTCTGGCTGCAATTCTTCTAGATTTATAACTGAGAAAATGTTACTATACATACCTGCAAGAAGTCGTACAAATCATTGCTAACACCGCTTTCATCATGAGGAATATCACTATCATCAGATGTGTAGCTGAACCCTGTCCCAATGGGTTGGTCAACAAAAAGAATATTTGATACCTACAAAATGAGAAACCATAAATGTTTGCGGTATTAACCGCATTTGTGACTGCAATCGCAATTTCAAAACATTGTGATAAACTCAATCAAACACATTTCATATGAATAGACTTTTATTACCTTATCCCATCCGTATTCATTCCATATAATAGACAGGTTATTGGCGAGTTGAAAAGGACCATTCTCATAAAATATAGCTAGCTCACTGCTGCAACCTGGACCTCCAGCCAACCATATTACAACTGGGTCATCATTAGTACTATTTCgcgatttaaagaaaaaatagaacatcCTACAATTCAATAAAGAAACAAAAAATCTAAGTTGCAGAAGGTATCACTTAAGTTAATACAACTGCAATATTGTGGATGCGAAAGTGTCTGCAAACGCATCAACCCGCAGTTGCATATATACTTGCGTTGTGATTGTAAATCACAGAAAAATCTATGTCACAGCGCAGATACAATATTCTTATTAGTTTAATTACCTTGCGGCTTTGGAACGAGGAAGCGAATAGTATCCTACATGGTGGTGACCAAGATTTTCACCGAAAAAGGAGAGCTTCTTCTCTACAATCTTTCCCGAGacgaaatcaaaagaatgatcatgTATTATATTAACCGGATCGTTTGGAAATAAGTTAAGGCTTCTTATGAGTTTTTCTGCTCGTTGGTTTGGTGGAAAGGTTGTTGTTGATAGAATGCGTTGAAGATGTGAAATGCGAGAAATTAAATACgaggaagaaaataaaatgaacaacaaCAAAAGAGACATGGAGGTTTTGGAGAATTCCATGATGTTATTTGGTTTTCTTTGTTAAAAAAGTGAGGCAATGGTGAAGTTTGTATAGCATTGGTTATGCAAAGTAGCTCTTAGATAGTATTGAAAAGTTTAAGGAATAAGTTAATTTGGTTTTATAATTATATACTTTGATCAATAATATTTAAAGTTAATTTAATATTCATCACTAAGAAAACCTCTAAACTCAAAGGCTAAAAAACTATTACAATAATTGCAATGCATTAAACATTTACAGCATGAATTTTGCTGGAAAAGCTTCATTCTACTTGGGAAAGAAgcacaagatgaaaaacattgaATGACATAAATCAGTAAAAAATAAGGGAAATAAATATATGAGAGAAACTAAATAGAGATAAATGAAGCATTCCATCAACATATGGAAAAGAATCaataaaagaaaggaaaatagTATCTTAGGAAAATCTCTGGGACAATTTGAGTGAATCAGCCTGAAAATTTAAAGAGAAATAAGAAGAATTATGAATCGTATCAAAACATGTTAATTATAGAGATTTACTTCATCTTTCATATGATCTTCACACCATCATAATCAGTGTCAGAATAAATTATTTATAGTAAATATATTATAagtattaaatttatatacataCACACTACTCCCCATCTGAAAATGACTCTTAGTCCAGTACTTGGGAAACAACTCGACACAATGTCCCTCTACTCTATCCTTAACAACACAAATCGTGGCATGAGGTTCGGGGCCAATGAGGATTACCAGAAAGAATCGGTCTTCATAAGGTTGTTGCTTAGGAAGAGACCTAAAGCCACGCATAGTCAGTTCCAAAGAAATTAACCTTTTACTATGCTCTCGAGTCACTGGACTACAACAAAATTTAAAGAGATGAAAGAAAAAGATTACAAAAGGCTTTCCTTTCAGGTACTCGTACCAATACTGATAAACCTTCACGTATGTCCAGCTTGTAGGGTGAAATTGCGAAGGAGACATCGCTAGGAGCTTTAGAACTTCTAtcttaaaagctatgaaaggtaGACGAAGAGAAAGTGAAATCATAAAAGGTAATGGCACAAATGTCATACTTACTGCATATCGTTTCATACTCTGTGGGAGTCAATACTTCCCAATAGGAAGATGGACTAACTTCGACAAAAGCGCATCATCAAATTGCACGCTTTTGTGAAAACGAAaatgatagaaaaataaatagaatatgGAACACTCTTCTTGGATTTGTGAGCATTCTTCTGTAATTTTTTACCCATATTACACTAATTTTTTCAGATGCAGGAAAGTGAAAAACCAAGGAAGAAGAAAATTGCTAAACTGGAAAAATAACCCAAAGAAAGCAACATTGACTCTTTGAGGACTATATTCTAGTTTGCCAAAGGAAAGATATTGTATCAAATGTGTCAAATCACTCGCATGCAACACTCAAGTGTTTCATTTTTCAAGATTCGTAATGATTTTTCGAAAAGTTGTTTGAAGTATGGAGCATTAAATGCATGAATTCCCAAAGGACTAAAACATTTCTTTTGCTCTTCCAAACATAAAGGTGATAATGGCCAGCAACAAAGAAGTTGAAGTAACAAACTCATTCCTAGTCGTGCATAGATTCAGGCTTAGGGGACAATTGTTCTAGGCCGCTCATATCGACTCCGACCGACCATTCATAGGAAATAGTATTCCTTGTAGAACATTCTTGGTACACAAGAGTTATCCACATGACGATAACAAAGATCTCAACTGCAAGTGCATCCAATGGCTCTCCACTATTCACTCCTAACTAGTAGCGAGTTTGTTATTTCCTCTCTACTATATATAGAGAAGGCACTGAATTTAGGTAAcaagtttcaaattcaatttcactTCCGTTACTAACTTAAGTGTTAGAGTGCCAATCTTGCAGGCCAACCCCTTTGTACTACATCTGAAACTTTgagttaagtgccaaattgtagttaagtgccaaattgtagttattttgtgtatgtaaatagtggcacttatcgacgctttttgttaataccgtttgaataattctccgtttttgtgtaattacgtttactttacgaatacttgtattttcataaacttttatatcgtttgatagttttgttgtacttttgtaggtattcttgcgttttcggagccttgaggaataaagtgtcgaagacacggctgcgagagcaagagGAAATAATtatgctgttctggtgcagggcgcttcgcgcgctagGGCGGTTTGTTACATAAGTGAGAGTGCGCTACGCGCGCTAGATGGGCGTGTCGCGCGCTGTGCGTaaatcagttttgtataaatagcttagaacagatttttctaggttttttatcacctcttcttgacaagttgagctctgatccttttttggtagtttagaggtttaggaaacaccattggctGCGACGtcattgtggtgtcgttttctttacctccacgtttcacttgggaggacggcacgctagacccttcacgcgaaatttgaaaggagaatgcgcccgtggcgggatgaattttgtttcagttcttcctacgatatcacactaactttttaattatcctacgagtaggaaaggggaaaaagatctcaaataaaccctaggagtttgctaagtgtggggattcacctagactagaaattctggagtccgggaggtcggttatacatagggaagagtttaagcaccctacatatccgtagtactctacgggaaccttctctgtgtttgtgtttgttgcttattattgggaaagtttctcccttgtgttaggagaaggaattgaattgatttaaacgAAAGACAGACAAATtgactatttttgtttttttattaactcgctgagattccttgtgaacctcatgcctacatatccctaatggaagtcagatctttttgtagtttggagaactaattagggaaattaatgatttttggtgccttgcttgaagctcaaggttgaagcttggattaaatctctgtttatagtaaagagacatgaaatcatttctacagagaggtatttctactattccaccacaaacatttttaaagtgacagaaaagctaaaaaaaagtttcattaagagagggagcctacttggttgatcaag of the Vicia villosa cultivar HV-30 ecotype Madison, WI unplaced genomic scaffold, Vvil1.0 ctg.000436F_1_1, whole genome shotgun sequence genome contains:
- the LOC131628235 gene encoding serine carboxypeptidase-like, with amino-acid sequence MEFSKTSMSLLLLFILFSSSYLISRISHLQRILSTTTFPPNQRAEKLIRSLNLFPNDPVNIIHDHSFDFVSGKIVEKKLSFFGENLGHHHVGYYSLPRSKAARMFYFFFKSRNSTNDDPVVIWLAGGPGCSSELAIFYENGPFQLANNLSIIWNEYGWDKVSNILFVDQPIGTGFSYTSDDSDIPHDESGVSNDLYDFLQQFFSDHPELVKNDFYITGESYAGHYVPALASRVHQGNKDNKGIIINLKGFAIGNGMTNPIIQYSAYTQYAFDMKLITKEDQDNINKLLPLCEDATKICESGDRESCLLAFDRCEDIVNGILFIVGNINFFDIRKTCEGSLCYNFSNVKTLLNEKTVRDALGVGELKFDICSKVVYNAMHQDWMRNLEVDIPALLEDGIKVLIYAGEFDLICNWLGNSNWVHAMEWSGRNQFVTSKTVQFLVDGVEAGLLKSYGPLSFLKVNGAGHMVPMDQPKVALQMLVNWMEGKLNETSI